A single Mesomycoplasma ovipneumoniae DNA region contains:
- a CDS encoding P97 family adhesin, translating into MQKNKAKILIGSAAAIVLMSTVFGTVAGLAAKTRYRGVNPTQGVVSQLGLIDSVSFKPSVAHFTSDYKTVKQALLGDKTFNASSTEFSDFASKFNFLTNNGRSVLAIPNKYKVVIEKFEAQDEQQRFFLSFHLEETLEDKNVARSATKSIYLSVVDAPKAALAQFSDIVDSNFANLTPSPLSHFSSSSVKPLSLTRADDFAKTLNQLETLEEFESHLSKFFDIQAIKAKIRLEAQGFGFAKGDLEEPFVFSFVKNPQSPNEWATSLNQQVPAVRLYLKTEFGPQAKATLADYKHKDDSLLTSIDLVASDKSTLFANTKDLAAQLDVNLLDASDYYIDPDKPQVDPTTGVLLPSQLSLLDRDLLRQPSNKPVDKFSLFRYDAINFYKQLQELVSKPSAIKDIIDASLTRGLTFSFGKYDLLFDNLREHLDYDFLVSNAKIRQNSVSKKLFIELPIKIKLKSSIFGDTGSNIKTILEKTVSFKLDNFRDQKIEDALASLYPELSEQLKQLKNAQSAQDAAQQLAATSPIQSQWASQTVGATKENPYDIRQGAPKSYLLSKYEIKQLIDQGDYKKLISLLADQNSYNIDFKLGSTLQSQNIQVPSDKEIANLNATIDSAQALKNADIYSVSTSAFKNRASLFAYFRYLLSLEPKEAIKKLVNIGTQMGLEFEGYQDLPLNPTLEDLAKVKIKTKFDNYEHSQDFLSQQEAEENQDGSVGTKFGLKLLDFNGYFANDITSPNQGMALFLPASLDSSSSQSTSAGSGTSSTQNTTDWKAEITKKLVSDKNQLASLPFAIWDKIIGQEKAQNNEEKLTYKILKNYQDAIKIAKQPAFWNTLDETTNQSQVPFKDKDFSKISTLSDLVFAFYTQAALANNWNEYQDSGARPSIKFEIEDDAATSKDQGNIIGLKIKYVVGFDDNAGKFVDDVIASSPQTIFVRTSGQSEAEVKQKNNLDQMVEDAPLSSQSLILDAEKFGHLQILANSIYDKKKPAPEPETPRQDSGIRWIDDKVPGQPRPEVKRPEINQDEFFKGKLRPVAVEVSTFSTLDESPYFATPFQDSPQTSQGSDSTSESSNEDLQTLKQKLEILLGEQFSNYFNNLDPNITFEIESVKQISPEVYSVSLSLVKNVVDGNTTTRVKSDKSLTLVVHKQQTNIPELAKTPEVSNTSWAKQYSPDQPLANSTTITLEFKNPIQTDPTGKPTSQWLSSVPVSIHPAELALSPLQPVIAPELKNTKLAALTTRNYTFFFGNEKKVNDNLRIAQNATREASKIEVKNPELITSSPVQIPNPQHQLVQLTLNPLLNQSVVDFKITDLKVESPTKLSFTLESSDIKRLINAPIEIAKASDSSTDTLESQDIKATNIVKIKPKLILQGAIGVPWSTIKKPLKFSKHLNLNDKWFESRIPEWSKKVAHEIKARVFPEIGKNGKAAKIQGNTFRSWVNINDPLWQLLEKDPAQDLSALSLKVFDPSGYLNQRLAKEGEQGKTPTPTTNLNLYSYQLNKTKEDKVRKGWTNVHPNQFVSPGENFKLTNDYLNIILNQPTKVTYYSASDFVNNLFNDPDKKPEEIQDKYTKTVKEKVGANAVDWGTAYLNFWYPKELIQQQSNIISANLTDLLFVNPDELEKNEKMIAPNLVNWWPNFRNSETPFIRTTENTDAKNKVLQNPLGWTQVQDGGFGLRVRKTLFDRDTRTFTLTTNIPVPTQDYSTVKDTDDWRFVFQNDSGQIAMLKATRSTKDNTPGYKDNGAVQFQTVIPDHFFISNVRFVGIFKQEDQKLKWLPIIDTEYIIDDRYFKNITTDQLDLKNANARGLTNNAFGEIFKEFNIHKPRK; encoded by the coding sequence ATGCAAAAGAATAAGGCAAAAATATTAATTGGTAGTGCCGCTGCAATTGTACTAATGTCGACGGTCTTTGGAACTGTCGCCGGACTTGCTGCTAAAACTAGATATCGCGGAGTTAATCCTACCCAAGGTGTTGTTAGTCAGCTCGGGCTAATTGATTCGGTAAGTTTTAAGCCAAGCGTTGCTCACTTTACAAGTGATTATAAAACTGTCAAACAAGCACTTTTAGGGGACAAAACTTTTAATGCCAGCAGCACTGAGTTTAGCGATTTTGCTTCAAAATTCAATTTTTTAACTAATAATGGCCGTAGTGTTCTAGCAATTCCCAACAAATACAAAGTTGTCATTGAAAAATTTGAAGCCCAAGATGAACAACAACGGTTTTTCCTTTCCTTTCACCTGGAAGAAACTCTTGAAGATAAAAATGTTGCCCGCTCAGCAACAAAATCAATTTATCTTTCAGTAGTTGATGCCCCAAAGGCTGCACTAGCTCAATTTAGCGATATTGTTGATTCAAATTTTGCTAATTTGACTCCAAGTCCACTTTCTCATTTTTCCTCAAGTTCAGTTAAACCTTTGAGTTTAACTCGTGCTGATGATTTTGCAAAAACATTAAATCAACTTGAGACATTAGAGGAATTTGAGTCTCATTTAAGCAAATTTTTTGACATTCAGGCAATTAAGGCAAAAATTCGTCTTGAAGCCCAAGGCTTTGGCTTTGCCAAAGGTGACTTAGAAGAGCCTTTTGTATTTAGTTTTGTTAAAAATCCTCAAAGTCCAAATGAGTGAGCAACAAGTCTAAATCAACAAGTTCCTGCAGTTCGTTTATATTTAAAAACTGAATTTGGGCCTCAGGCAAAAGCAACACTAGCAGACTATAAACATAAAGATGACTCACTGTTAACTTCAATTGATTTAGTGGCAAGTGATAAGTCTACTTTATTTGCTAATACAAAAGATCTAGCTGCTCAACTTGATGTTAATTTGCTTGATGCTTCTGATTATTATATTGATCCAGATAAGCCTCAGGTTGATCCAACAACTGGAGTTTTACTTCCTTCTCAACTTAGTTTGTTGGATCGTGATTTATTAAGACAACCTTCTAATAAGCCTGTTGATAAATTTTCTTTGTTTCGTTATGATGCAATTAATTTTTACAAACAACTCCAAGAACTTGTAAGTAAACCATCTGCAATTAAAGATATAATTGATGCAAGCTTAACACGTGGACTAACTTTTTCTTTTGGTAAATACGATTTACTTTTTGATAACTTACGCGAGCATCTTGACTATGATTTTTTAGTTTCAAATGCTAAAATTCGTCAAAATTCTGTTTCAAAAAAATTGTTTATTGAGTTGCCAATTAAAATTAAGCTTAAGTCTTCGATTTTTGGTGACACTGGTTCAAATATTAAAACTATTTTGGAAAAAACTGTAAGTTTTAAACTTGATAATTTCCGTGATCAAAAAATCGAAGATGCCCTAGCCAGCCTTTATCCTGAACTTAGCGAGCAACTAAAGCAATTAAAAAATGCCCAAAGTGCCCAAGATGCTGCCCAACAATTAGCTGCTACTTCGCCAATTCAGTCGCAGTGAGCCAGTCAAACTGTTGGTGCAACCAAAGAAAATCCTTATGATATTAGGCAAGGTGCTCCAAAGTCTTATTTACTTTCAAAATACGAAATTAAGCAACTAATTGACCAAGGAGACTATAAAAAACTAATTAGTCTTTTAGCCGATCAAAATAGCTACAATATTGACTTTAAATTAGGTTCAACTCTACAAAGCCAAAATATACAAGTTCCTAGCGACAAGGAAATAGCCAATTTAAATGCAACAATTGACTCAGCTCAGGCTTTAAAAAATGCTGATATTTATTCAGTTTCGACTTCGGCATTTAAAAATCGTGCTTCTTTATTTGCTTATTTCCGTTATCTTTTATCATTAGAACCTAAAGAGGCAATCAAAAAACTTGTTAATATTGGAACCCAAATGGGTCTTGAATTTGAAGGTTACCAAGACTTACCGCTAAATCCAACCTTAGAAGATTTAGCAAAAGTAAAAATTAAAACCAAATTTGATAACTATGAGCACTCCCAAGATTTTCTAAGCCAGCAAGAAGCTGAAGAAAACCAGGACGGGTCTGTTGGAACAAAATTTGGACTCAAGCTTCTTGATTTTAATGGTTATTTTGCTAATGACATTACAAGTCCAAATCAAGGAATGGCTTTATTTTTACCAGCAAGTTTAGATTCTAGCTCAAGTCAGTCAACTTCAGCTGGTTCAGGTACTAGCTCAACCCAAAATACTACAGACTGAAAAGCTGAAATTACTAAAAAACTTGTTAGTGATAAAAACCAGTTAGCAAGTCTACCTTTTGCAATTTGAGACAAAATTATCGGTCAAGAAAAAGCCCAAAACAACGAAGAAAAACTAACATACAAAATTCTTAAAAATTACCAAGATGCAATTAAAATTGCAAAACAACCAGCTTTTTGAAACACTTTAGATGAGACCACTAACCAATCTCAAGTTCCTTTTAAAGATAAAGATTTTAGTAAAATTTCCACTCTTAGTGATTTAGTTTTTGCCTTTTATACTCAGGCAGCCTTAGCTAATAATTGAAATGAGTATCAAGACTCAGGAGCGCGTCCTTCAATTAAATTTGAAATTGAAGATGATGCTGCAACCTCTAAAGATCAAGGTAATATAATTGGTCTAAAAATTAAATATGTTGTTGGCTTTGATGATAATGCTGGTAAGTTTGTTGATGATGTAATTGCCTCAAGTCCGCAGACAATTTTTGTTCGCACATCAGGGCAGTCCGAAGCAGAAGTAAAACAAAAAAATAATTTAGACCAAATGGTTGAAGATGCACCCCTTTCAAGTCAGTCCTTAATTCTTGATGCTGAAAAATTTGGTCATTTACAAATTCTTGCTAATTCAATTTATGACAAGAAAAAACCAGCTCCAGAACCAGAGACTCCAAGACAAGACTCAGGAATCCGTTGAATTGACGACAAAGTTCCAGGCCAGCCTCGCCCAGAAGTTAAAAGACCTGAGATCAATCAAGATGAATTTTTCAAAGGCAAATTAAGACCAGTTGCCGTAGAAGTATCAACCTTCTCTACTCTAGACGAGAGTCCTTATTTTGCGACTCCTTTCCAAGACAGTCCTCAGACTAGTCAAGGTTCAGATTCAACATCTGAGAGTTCAAATGAAGACTTGCAGACTTTAAAACAAAAACTTGAAATTCTTTTAGGTGAGCAATTTAGTAATTATTTTAATAATCTTGATCCAAATATCACTTTTGAAATTGAATCAGTAAAGCAAATCTCACCGGAGGTCTACAGCGTTAGTCTTTCCTTAGTAAAAAATGTTGTGGACGGAAATACAACTACCCGGGTAAAATCAGATAAGAGTCTAACTCTAGTAGTCCACAAACAACAAACAAATATTCCTGAACTAGCAAAGACTCCGGAGGTATCAAATACTAGCTGGGCTAAACAATACAGTCCTGACCAGCCTTTGGCTAATTCAACAACAATTACACTGGAATTTAAAAATCCAATACAGACTGACCCAACTGGTAAGCCAACAAGTCAGTGGCTATCTTCAGTGCCGGTGAGTATTCATCCAGCTGAACTGGCTTTGAGTCCACTGCAGCCGGTGATAGCGCCTGAGTTGAAGAATACAAAATTAGCGGCTCTCACTACTAGAAACTACACTTTCTTCTTTGGGAATGAAAAAAAAGTCAATGATAACCTTAGAATTGCCCAAAATGCTACTAGAGAAGCGTCTAAAATTGAAGTTAAGAATCCAGAATTAATTACTTCTTCACCCGTCCAGATCCCAAATCCTCAGCATCAATTAGTTCAGCTAACATTGAATCCGTTACTGAACCAAAGTGTTGTAGACTTTAAAATAACTGACCTAAAGGTAGAATCACCAACAAAGTTATCATTTACCCTCGAAAGTAGTGATATAAAACGTTTAATTAATGCCCCTATTGAAATAGCAAAAGCGTCAGATTCTTCTACTGATACTTTAGAAAGTCAAGATATAAAAGCTACAAATATTGTAAAAATTAAACCTAAACTAATCTTACAAGGTGCAATAGGTGTTCCTTGAAGCACAATAAAAAAACCCCTTAAGTTCTCAAAACACCTTAACCTAAATGATAAATGATTTGAAAGTCGAATCCCGGAATGATCAAAAAAAGTTGCACATGAGATAAAAGCCCGAGTTTTCCCTGAGATCGGTAAAAACGGTAAAGCTGCCAAAATACAGGGTAACACCTTCCGTAGTTGAGTCAATATCAACGATCCACTTTGGCAACTATTAGAAAAAGACCCTGCTCAAGATCTCTCCGCTTTATCTCTTAAAGTTTTTGACCCTTCAGGTTACTTAAATCAAAGATTAGCTAAAGAAGGAGAGCAAGGCAAAACCCCTACCCCAACCACCAACCTTAATTTATATTCATACCAACTTAATAAAACAAAGGAAGATAAAGTTAGAAAAGGTTGAACAAATGTTCACCCAAATCAATTTGTTAGTCCAGGTGAAAACTTTAAACTTACTAACGATTATTTAAATATTATTTTAAATCAGCCAACTAAAGTTACTTACTATAGTGCAAGTGATTTTGTAAATAATTTATTTAATGATCCAGATAAAAAACCTGAAGAAATTCAAGACAAATACACAAAAACTGTCAAAGAAAAAGTAGGGGCTAATGCTGTTGATTGAGGAACTGCTTATTTGAACTTTTGGTATCCAAAAGAATTAATTCAACAGCAATCAAATATTATTAGTGCTAATTTAACTGATTTATTATTTGTTAATCCTGACGAATTGGAAAAAAACGAAAAAATGATTGCTCCAAATTTAGTTAATTGATGGCCTAATTTCCGAAATTCAGAAACCCCATTTATTAGAACAACTGAAAATACAGATGCAAAAAACAAAGTTCTTCAAAATCCACTTGGTTGAACTCAAGTTCAAGATGGCGGATTTGGCCTTCGGGTAAGAAAAACATTATTTGATCGTGATACTCGTACATTTACACTAACAACAAATATTCCAGTTCCAACCCAAGATTATTCAACTGTTAAAGATACTGATGACTGACGTTTTGTTTTCCAAAACGATAGTGGTCAAATTGCAATGTTAAAAGCAACTCGTTCTACTAAAGATAATACCCCTGGTTATAAAGACAATGGTGCAGTTCAGTTCCAAACAGTAATTCCTGATCATTTCTTTATATCAAACGTTAGATTTGTAGGAATATTCAAACAAGAAGATCAAAAATTAAAATGATTACCAATTATTGATACTGAATATATTATCGATGATCGTTATTTTAAAAACATTACAACTGATCAACTAGACTTAAAAAATGCAAATGCCCGTGGCCTTACCAATAATGCTTTTGGTGAAATCTTCAAAGAATTTAATATTCACAAACCAAGAAAATAA
- a CDS encoding IS1634 family transposase: MKKQNLVLFNVWGNSKDKLYKYVGWTQGYGKSPKRWFSLGNVQNLEKINPNAIQIIKEKLKLFSNLDDMHKVKIALLDSIKNSTIIEGSVFVGGELIEKLIEKHNIFESLPKSRHKNMKEIFNYLISKRITDPGSIINAFDKKDDYSNQINTSKNSFYRLLDLVFESQNQLLDSLNKMVTSELGKRDSEFYFDSSTVYFETFERNGLRIPGYSKDAKFKEDQIVIGLACDKNGIPFHIKVFKGNTGDSSTLIPFVLDVESKYNIKNMTIIADRGMSTAANIRFLESRNYNFIISYHAKVGTQKFKNYLLDPSDYVNVSADFKYKKEEFYSSYKNKRYTENIRRRIITYSTKRAIKDRKAREEQIQSFIKKQNKDGFIEVNKLFGKKPKYFKEISNMKFELDQSKIDKDKQFDGYYVYETNILNLNVLDIVGKYQKQWNIEANFRSLKGLLNIRPVFLRIDEHILAHTLLCFISLVILKTIIFKINKHIADKKLFENSQLTEVGLVTMLQKLRQRVEFNTLDQQITFKNRDGVPSDPNIWNRYDFYHDVLINQ, encoded by the coding sequence ATGAAAAAGCAAAATTTGGTTTTATTTAATGTTTGAGGAAACTCGAAAGATAAACTATATAAATATGTTGGCTGAACACAAGGTTATGGCAAATCTCCAAAACGGTGATTTAGTTTAGGAAATGTGCAAAATTTGGAAAAAATTAATCCAAATGCTATTCAAATTATCAAAGAAAAATTGAAATTGTTTTCAAATTTAGATGACATGCATAAAGTCAAGATTGCTTTACTTGATTCTATTAAAAATTCCACCATAATCGAAGGTTCGGTTTTTGTTGGCGGGGAATTAATTGAAAAACTTATTGAAAAGCACAATATTTTTGAATCACTTCCTAAAAGTAGACATAAAAATATGAAAGAAATTTTTAACTACTTAATTTCAAAACGGATCACCGATCCTGGCAGCATTATTAATGCTTTTGATAAAAAGGATGACTACTCAAATCAAATAAATACTTCCAAAAATAGCTTTTATAGACTCTTAGATCTTGTTTTTGAGTCACAAAATCAACTTTTAGACAGTCTTAATAAAATGGTAACAAGTGAACTTGGAAAAAGGGACAGTGAATTTTATTTTGACTCATCAACAGTCTATTTTGAGACATTTGAAAGAAATGGATTAAGAATTCCTGGTTATTCTAAAGATGCTAAATTCAAAGAAGATCAAATTGTCATTGGCTTAGCGTGTGATAAAAATGGTATTCCTTTTCATATTAAAGTTTTTAAAGGAAATACCGGCGATTCTAGTACATTAATCCCTTTTGTATTAGATGTTGAATCCAAATATAATATAAAAAATATGACAATAATCGCTGATCGTGGTATGTCAACTGCTGCAAATATTCGATTTCTTGAATCAAGAAACTATAATTTCATTATTTCTTATCATGCAAAGGTAGGGACTCAAAAATTTAAAAATTATTTACTAGATCCAAGCGATTATGTTAATGTAAGCGCGGATTTTAAGTATAAAAAAGAAGAATTTTATTCATCTTATAAGAATAAAAGATACACCGAAAATATTAGAAGAAGAATTATTACTTACAGTACAAAAAGAGCGATAAAAGACAGAAAAGCTCGCGAGGAGCAAATCCAAAGTTTTATTAAAAAACAAAATAAAGACGGTTTTATTGAAGTAAACAAATTGTTTGGTAAAAAACCTAAATATTTTAAGGAAATTTCAAACATGAAATTTGAATTGGATCAAAGCAAAATTGACAAAGACAAACAATTTGATGGCTACTATGTTTATGAAACAAATATACTAAATTTGAATGTTTTAGACATAGTTGGAAAATACCAAAAACAGTGGAATATTGAAGCTAATTTTAGAAGTCTAAAAGGTTTATTGAATATTCGCCCCGTATTTTTAAGAATTGACGAGCATATTCTAGCTCACACACTTTTGTGTTTTATCTCACTAGTTATTTTAAAAACTATAATATTTAAAATCAACAAACATATTGCTGATAAAAAATTATTTGAAAACAGTCAATTAACTGAAGTTGGTTTAGTAACAATGTTGCAAAAATTAAGGCAAAGGGTTGAATTTAACACTTTAGATCAGCAAATAACATTTAAAAATCGCGATGGTGTTCCTAGTGATCCGAATATTTGAAATAGGTATGATTTTTACCATGATGTGTTAATAAATCAGTAA
- a CDS encoding IS1634 family transposase: MKKQNLVLFNVWGNSKDKLYKYVGWTQGYGKSPKRWFSLGNVQNLEKINPNAIQIIKEKLKLFSNLDDMHKVKIALLDSIKNSTIIEGSVFVGGELIEKLIEKHNIFESLPKSRHKNMKEIFNYLISKRITDPGSIINAFDKKDDYSNQINTSKNSFYRLLDLVFESQNQLLDSLNKMVTSELGKRDSEFYFDSSTIYFETFERNGLRIPGYSKDAKFKEDQIVIGLACDKNGIPFHIKVFKGNTGDSSTLIPFVLDVESKYNIKNMTIIADRGMSTAANIRFLESRNYNFIISYRAKVGTQKFKNYLLDPRDYVDVNADFKYKKEEFYSSYKNKRYTENIRRRIITYSTKRAIKDRKAREEQIESFIKKQNKDGFIEVNKLFGKKPKYFKEISNMKFELDQSKIDKDKQFDGYYVYETNILNSNVLDIVEKYQKQWNIEANFRSLKGLLNIRPVFLRIDEHILAHTLLCFISLVILKTIIFKINKHISDNKLFQNNQLTEVGLVTMLQKLRQRVEFNTLDQQITFKNRDGVPSDPNIWNRYDFYFDILINH, translated from the coding sequence ATGAAAAAGCAAAATTTGGTTTTATTTAATGTTTGAGGAAACTCGAAAGATAAACTATATAAATATGTTGGCTGAACACAAGGTTATGGCAAATCTCCAAAACGGTGATTTAGTTTAGGAAATGTGCAAAATTTGGAAAAAATTAATCCAAATGCTATTCAAATTATCAAAGAAAAATTGAAATTGTTTTCAAATTTAGATGACATGCATAAAGTCAAGATTGCTTTACTTGATTCTATTAAAAATTCCACCATAATCGAAGGTTCGGTTTTTGTTGGCGGGGAATTAATTGAAAAACTTATTGAAAAGCACAATATTTTTGAATCACTTCCTAAAAGTAGACATAAAAATATGAAAGAAATTTTTAACTACTTAATTTCAAAACGGATCACCGATCCTGGCAGCATTATTAATGCTTTTGATAAAAAGGATGACTACTCAAATCAAATAAATACTTCCAAAAATAGCTTTTATAGACTCTTAGATCTTGTTTTTGAGTCACAAAATCAACTTTTAGACAGTCTTAATAAAATGGTAACGAGTGAACTTGGAAAAAGGGACAGTGAATTTTATTTTGACTCATCAACAATCTATTTTGAGACATTTGAAAGAAATGGATTAAGAATTCCTGGCTATTCTAAAGATGCTAAATTCAAAGAAGACCAAATTGTCATTGGCTTAGCGTGTGATAAAAATGGTATTCCTTTTCATATTAAAGTTTTTAAAGGAAATACCGGCGATTCTAGTACATTAATCCCTTTTGTATTAGATGTTGAATCCAAATATAATATCAAAAATATGACAATAATCGCTGATCGCGGCATGTCAACTGCTGCAAATATTCGATTTCTTGAATCAAGAAACTATAATTTTATTATTTCATATCGTGCAAAGGTAGGGACTCAAAAATTCAAAAATTATTTACTAGATCCAAGGGATTATGTTGATGTAAATGCGGATTTTAAGTATAAAAAAGAAGAATTTTATTCATCTTATAAAAATAAAAGATACACTGAAAATATTAGAAGAAGAATTATTACTTACAGTACAAAAAGAGCGATAAAAGACAGAAAAGCTCGTGAAGAGCAAATCGAAAGTTTTATTAAAAAACAAAATAAAGACGGTTTTATTGAAGTAAACAAATTGTTTGGTAAAAAACCTAAATATTTTAAGGAAATTTCAAACATGAAATTTGAATTAGATCAAAGTAAAATTGACAAAGACAAACAATTTGATGGTTACTATGTTTATGAAACAAATATACTAAATTCAAATGTCTTAGACATAGTTGAAAAATACCAAAAACAGTGGAATATTGAAGCTAATTTTAGAAGTCTAAAAGGTTTGTTGAATATTCGGCCCGTATTTTTAAGAATTGACGAGCACATTCTAGCTCATACACTTTTGTGTTTTATCTCGCTAGTTATTTTAAAAACTATAATATTTAAAATCAACAAACATATTAGTGATAACAAGTTATTTCAAAACAATCAATTAACTGAAGTTGGTCTAGTAACGATGTTGCAAAAATTAAGGCAAAGGGTTGAATTTAACACTTTAGATCAGCAAATAACATTTAAAAATCGAGATGGTGTTCCTAGTGATCCGAATATTTGAAATAGGTATGATTTTTACTTTGATATCTTAATAAATCACTAA